The following coding sequences are from one Bacteroidales bacterium window:
- the trxB gene encoding thioredoxin-disulfide reductase, whose protein sequence is MTTETEKAKVLIIGSGPAGYTAAIYTARADLKPVLYQGLQPGGQLTITTEVENFPGYPDGVDGTQMMDDLRKQAERFGADIRWGVVSSVDFSQKPFHIMVDETKTILADAVIIATGACARWLGIDSEQRMRGFGVSACATCDGFFYRGKDVAIVGGGDSAAEEATYLAKLCKKVYLIHRRYEMRASKAMQHKVMNTPNIEKCFGYVPVEITGEKNVDGVIIKNVETNETKKLEVQGFFVAIGHTPNSEIFKGQLDMDEAGYIKTIPGTTQTSIPGVFAAGDVQDHVYRQATTAAGTGCMAAIEAERYLSSN, encoded by the coding sequence ATGACAACAGAAACCGAAAAAGCTAAAGTGCTCATTATTGGCTCAGGCCCTGCTGGTTATACCGCAGCAATTTATACAGCCCGCGCCGATTTAAAACCTGTTTTATATCAGGGTCTGCAACCCGGCGGTCAGCTTACCATTACTACGGAAGTTGAAAATTTCCCCGGCTATCCCGATGGAGTGGATGGCACTCAAATGATGGATGATTTGCGTAAACAGGCTGAACGTTTTGGTGCTGATATCCGCTGGGGTGTTGTCAGTAGTGTTGACTTCTCTCAAAAACCTTTTCATATTATGGTTGATGAAACAAAGACTATCCTGGCCGATGCTGTCATTATAGCTACAGGCGCCTGCGCCCGCTGGCTTGGTATTGATTCGGAACAACGAATGAGAGGCTTCGGGGTGTCGGCATGCGCCACCTGCGATGGATTTTTCTACAGAGGGAAAGATGTGGCAATTGTCGGTGGTGGTGACTCAGCAGCAGAAGAAGCCACTTATCTGGCAAAACTTTGCAAAAAAGTTTATCTTATCCATCGCCGCTACGAAATGAGAGCCTCTAAAGCTATGCAACACAAAGTAATGAATACTCCAAATATCGAAAAATGTTTTGGCTATGTTCCTGTTGAAATCACCGGAGAGAAAAATGTTGATGGTGTAATAATTAAAAATGTGGAAACAAACGAGACAAAAAAACTGGAGGTGCAGGGATTCTTTGTCGCAATAGGCCATACTCCCAATTCGGAAATATTTAAAGGCCAACTCGACATGGACGAAGCAGGATATATTAAAACCATTCCCGGGACAACACAAACCAGCATCCCCGGTGTGTTTGCAGCCGGAGATGTACAGGACCATGTTTACAGGCAAGCTACTACAGCAGCAGGAACAGGATGCATGGCAGCTATTGAAGCAGAAAGGTATTTGTCCT
- a CDS encoding DUF4249 domain-containing protein encodes MKTIKYIFFSMSLLLLLTSCEKEITLDLPVVEPKIVIEGYIENGMAPSVIITKSAPYFDPIDINTLLNSYVSNAIVTVSDGNKTEQLSLDTVSTYPFYMYVRKSVYRTKHIIGEVGKRYDLRVEVDGNVYTSSTTISPLVAFDSLWYILGPENDTIGDLFALGTDKGNEYNYYRVFTKIIGKDFTFVPIFGSVWDDKFFNGETFTVQLYHGFASNIMNPDEDWTMGYKKGDTVIVKLSTMDYDSYKFWSAAESEILYGANPFTNTTSVPTNIQGGAIGCWTGMGSSYATIICN; translated from the coding sequence ATGAAAACAATAAAATACATTTTCTTCAGCATGTCATTGCTTCTGCTTCTCACTTCATGTGAGAAAGAAATAACTCTTGACCTGCCCGTTGTGGAGCCAAAAATTGTCATTGAAGGTTATATTGAAAATGGAATGGCTCCTAGCGTAATAATTACCAAATCTGCACCCTACTTCGACCCTATTGACATAAACACACTTTTGAATTCGTACGTGAGCAATGCAATCGTTACAGTGAGCGATGGAAATAAAACAGAGCAACTTTCCCTTGATACTGTATCCACTTACCCTTTTTACATGTATGTTAGAAAAAGTGTTTACCGTACAAAACATATCATTGGAGAAGTAGGCAAGCGATATGACTTAAGGGTAGAGGTTGATGGAAATGTTTACACTTCCAGTACTACTATATCGCCTTTGGTTGCTTTTGATTCATTATGGTATATTCTTGGACCGGAAAATGACACCATTGGCGACCTTTTTGCTCTAGGTACTGACAAGGGTAATGAATATAATTATTACAGGGTTTTTACAAAAATAATTGGCAAGGATTTTACCTTTGTGCCAATTTTCGGCTCGGTATGGGATGATAAATTTTTTAACGGGGAAACATTTACAGTTCAGTTGTACCATGGCTTTGCAAGTAATATTATGAACCCTGATGAGGATTGGACCATGGGATATAAAAAAGGCGATACCGTTATAGTTAAATTAAGTACTATGGACTACGATAGTTATAAATTTTGGTCTGCCGCCGAATCGGAAATATTATATGGTGCAAACCCTTTCACGAATACCACTTCTGTCCCCACAAATATTCAGGGTGGCGCCATTGGTTGCTGGACTGGAATGGGTTCTTCCTATGCAACAATAATCTGTAATTAA